GAAGGATATATACGTTAAAGGCGTGACAATGAAAACCATGAAATACGTGTTCTGGATGACAGGAGATTATGGTTCACACCCGGACAACAACTATGATCCCAACGCGTTACCTGTGATTGAAAACATCAATTACCGCGATATGGTTGCTGAGAACGTGACCATTGCTGCCAAGCTTGCAGGAATTTCTGGTGATCCGTTTACTGGAATCTGCATATCAAATGTCACGATAGAGATGGCACCTAAAGCAAAGAAAGTTTTCTGGAATTGTACAGATATTTCCGGGATTTCAAGTGGTGTGGTACCACAGCCTTGTGATTTGTTGCCAGATCAAGGGGCGGAGTACGCTTCACCCTGTAACTTTCCAACAGAGAACTTACCAATTGATGATATGGAAATTCAGACGTGTTCCTGCAGGAAGAAAATATATTACTAATACATCAATGTAATAAGAATTTCTCCAGAAGGAAGACCATATCATAATCAGTTAAAATTGTTCTGTTGATTCATACCACTGAACTGTCCATGAATATACATCGGCGATCCCACTTCACTTTGTGGACGAGACATGCTAATATCTGTAACTGTTACATATATTGTGAATGCCATGAATTACTGCaaccaaaatttcaaaataaagtaTAGCAAAAAGATTGTTCGTAAATGTGTGTTGAACCGCAAATGAATAGTCgttaaataatttaatagaTGAAAACAAGCATGTTTTACATTTCATATCACTAGGAGAAATGCTTTCTCCTCAACCAAGATATCGGTTTAATTTAGCTCTCTCCTCGACATAACTTATACAATGTATTGAAGGAAGAAAAATATGTACTACATATGATACAGAATCCAGGGCAATCCATCAGATACTTTGTTCAACAAAGTCCGGATAAAACTTCACGGACTCCATCCAAATCAGTTCCTTGATCTTTTCTTCAGAGATTGAGGGCTCCTCGAAGTCAAAACTGAAAGGCCTGGGACAAATTGGCTCATCATTGAGGTCATGAAGAGATGACAAAAATGGGTGGCGAAGAGCCTCATCAACTGCACATAGAGAAAGAAAGTCGAACACACATGAGGTAAATATGATgaactaaaaaggaaaacatATCATGCAAAGGTTCACGTCAGAATTTTGGTGCTTCACCTGTAATCCGTCGGGTTGGGTCAAAGACAAGCATCTTTTCAAGCAAATCGACAGCCAAAGGAGACATGCTGGGAAATCTTGCAGAAAATTGTTGCTTAGGATATTGAGGAAGCTGTCGGACATATCTTCGGGCATTGTCACTTCTCAGAAATTGAAGGCTGGCATCATCAGGAGAACCTAGTAGCTTCAAGACAGAAGAAACACAGTCGAAACTGGGAAGGATAAGCTGATCAAACTGCTTCAGAAGCAGAAAATAAAAGTCCCATCAATACAGAAAAGCCGTTTTTAATCAGACCTTTTCTTCAACCCGTTGTGAAAATATAAAATGATTTACCTATTCAATGAGCATTTGAAAGCATTGTCTGCATGGAATTACAGCTTAGCGCCAGCTATGGCATTGGAAATCACTCTCAACTCCCAACTTCAGAGGGGAGGAATGATTTAATCTTAAAAGGAGgggaaaagagagaaaagaggaGGTTCTTTCAGATCTCAGttttctaataatttttaaCTTTTCCACTTCAATACATGCAGGTAGAATGTCACTGGATCAATTTCTTTAAGCttccaaatgaatttttttggacAGGTTCTTACTAAAGAATCTTGGAAATGTATTGCAAACCAAAGAAAGAATTTGACGTGACTTTTTACCTCAGTAATGAGTCTCAGCTGCTGCACATAATCTTTTCCAGGAAACAAAGGTTCTCTTGTCATTATTTCACCAAGAATACAACCAACAGACCAAACATCAATGGCTCCAGTGTATTCCGAACAGTTAAGGAGCAATTCAGGTGCTCGATACCAGCGAGTGACAACATACTCAGTCATGAAATCTGTCTCAGAAGTTGTCCTTGCCAATCCAAAGTCTCCAATCTTGAGGTCGCAATTTGCATTTAGGAACAAATTGCTTGGCTTAAGATCACGATGTAAGACATTTGCTGAGTGTACATATTTCAGTCCACGTAATAGCTGATACATGAAGTACTGCAAAATTAATCAAATGTTATCCAACTATTAGAATCCAGATAAGGTAACAACAGTGTGCCAGAGTAACTTTAGGAAAGAAAGCATCTGAATGCTCCCAGTGAAAGCTGGGCCAATTTCTAGGATTTCCTCCATGCTATTAAGCGAAAATACTGAATAATTGTCTAGCTTGGCATGCCAGAATAAGTCTGGCACCCCAACAAGAGGATTGATAACATTGTCAGGAGAATGGAAGAGATGTTACGACTGAGCAACCAAGTCATTGACGCCTTTTGAATCTATTCCAGGAACTTAAGAATGACCAACAATTCTGCATTAACTGACCAAAGAGTTAAGGTAGCTCCTCACCCTCTACTTAATTAAATTTCCTTAAACATAACAATAAACACGtaatataacataagatttTCGCTACATCATTTCATTGATCTCATCCAAGTTGATTAACTAGGAAATTGTGTTACAACAGCAGCTAGACTAGCTGAAGTAATATATGCAGGAGTTTGTTTCTAAATCCTACAACATACTTTCTGATAAATCAACTATAACTTCATGTCTCTTATGATAAATAGATGTCATTTTTTGGATGTCAATtttaagtgggccccacttgtTATTTCACTCATCTTGTGGCTATATAATGACCCTTCTCAGTATAAAAATGAAGAACACACAGATACAAAAATTTCATCTGCTCCTTTCTATTTTCTCTTACTCTCTacttcttattttgctaagttagtttattttataacacgttatcagcacgagactCCATCgctttgagctatatttttaagaaggtaaGAAAAGggataagaattttattttcttaaaatgtctaatatttctaaacttgaatttgttgctttaacatatctggaaaaggctactcatcataggcactagatgccgaaatacatctagaatcgatAGTCTGACAGACATCATCAAAGATAACAatacggcatctagtcaagaccgtgccaaagccatgatatttctccgaaACCATCTTGACGAGAGATTAAAATTACAGTTCCTTACATTAAAGGAtccccttaaattgtggaagaatctaaaagaaagatatgaccacctgaagttggtcatccttccacacGCACGTCATtattggctaaatctgagattaatagattttaaaaatataactgaatataattatgtattgtttagaattatagctcaggtAAATTTATGCGGAAAAGAAATCACcgagcaagataaacttgaaaaaacatactccacatttccacccgcgaatatgctcctgcagcagcaatatcgcgaaaaggggtttaaaaaatattctgaattactttctcaccttcttattgttgAACGCCACAACGAACtgctaatgaaaaatcatgatagtcggcccgttggttcttttccactccctgaagtgaattaggcaaattataaccaacgagaaagaggtcatggccctaGTGTGGTCGTGGTCATagtcgaagaagaaattataatcatgatgatcggctggcaccgagaaatgatcagcagtacaaaaaaaagagtgaaaagccAAAAgttttaccaaagaaaaattcagaaagtatatgtcatagatgtggaggtatggggcactggtcgaggacttgccggtcatcaaaacgtctagttcagctatatcaggcatccttgaagaggacagaaaataatccagagacaaactttatctctaagataatattgagtctatgcatctggatgtagctgatttcttcaattt
The genomic region above belongs to Solanum dulcamara chromosome 5, daSolDulc1.2, whole genome shotgun sequence and contains:
- the LOC129890094 gene encoding mitogen-activated protein kinase homolog MMK2-like isoform X2, whose translation is MANQIGGASSTGSRDIRGVLIHGGQYVRYNVYGNLFEVSSRYVPPIRPIGRGAYGLVCAAINSETREEVAIKKIGNAFDNRIDAKRTLREIKLLRHMDHENIIAIKDLIRPPKKEAFNDVYIVYELMDTDLHQIIRSEQPLTNDHCQYFMYQLLRGLKYVHSANVLHRDLKPSNLFLNANCDLKIGDFGLARTTSETDFMTEYVVTRWYRAPELLLNCSEYTGAIDVWSVGCILGEIMTREPLFPGKDYVQQLRLITELLGSPDDASLQFLRSDNARRYVRQLPQYPKQQFSARFPSMSPLAVDLLEKMLVFDPTRRITVDEALRHPFLSSLHDLNDEPICPRPFSFDFEEPSISEEKIKELIWMESVKFYPDFVEQSI
- the LOC129890094 gene encoding mitogen-activated protein kinase homolog MMK2-like isoform X1; the encoded protein is MANQIGGASSTGSRDIRGVLIHGGQYVRYNVYGNLFEVSSRYVPPIRPIGRGAYGLVCAAINSETREEVAIKKIGNAFDNRIDAKRTLREIKLLRHMDHENIIAIKDLIRPPKKEAFNDVYIVYELMDTDLHQIIRSEQPLTNDHCQYFMYQLLRGLKYVHSANVLHRDLKPSNLFLNANCDLKIGDFGLARTTSETDFMTEYVVTRWYRAPELLLNCSEYTGAIDVWSVGCILGEIMTREPLFPGKDYVQQLRLITEFDQLILPSFDCVSSVLKLLGSPDDASLQFLRSDNARRYVRQLPQYPKQQFSARFPSMSPLAVDLLEKMLVFDPTRRITVDEALRHPFLSSLHDLNDEPICPRPFSFDFEEPSISEEKIKELIWMESVKFYPDFVEQSI